In Streptomyces paludis, the genomic stretch GCCGGCCGGCGCCGGGCCCGCTCAGGGTCGCCATAACGACCCGTAACCTCGCGGGCGGCTTCCTGGAGGAGGACGCCGAGGTCTGGGACAGCGCGGACCGCCTGGTGGCCCAGTCCCGCCAACTGGCCCGCGTACCACGCGGCTGACGGCAGGAGGCCGGGCGCGGACTGCGTGCGGCTCTCCTGCCGCGGGCCCTTGCCCGGACGCCGGCGGGGCCTCCGTACGGCCGCTGGTCGGGCTCCTGCTGGGCCCTGCGTGGTCCCCGCTCGGGCTCCGTGCGGTGATCGCCGGGCCTCAGCTCGGGCTCCGCGCGGCCCCTGTTGGGTCACACCGGCCCTCGCTTCGGGCTTCGTACGGCCCTTGGTCGCGCCCCTGCGGACCCGGCTCGGGCTCCGTGGGGGTTCTCGCCGGGCCTCCGCCCGGGCTCTGTTGGGCCACGCCTGCCCCGGCCGGGTGTCCCGCTCGGGCTTTGAGTGGGTTCCGGCCAAGCTGCGTGCGGGCCCGCGGCCCCTGGTCGGTCCCCTGTTGGGCCCAGCGTGGCCCAGGCCGGTCCTCGCCGGGCCCCGCTCGGGCTCCGAGCGCCCCTTGGCCCGGCTCCGGGCGGTCTGCTCAGCGGCGGGCCGAGCCGGGGGCCGTGCCGGGGGCAACGCGGCGGCCTTGCTGGGCTCCGTGGGGGCCTCGCGCGGCGCTTCGGTCGGGGCCCTGCCCGGGGGCCGTGTGGGCCTGCTGCGTTCCGGCGCGGTGGCGCTCGTAGAATCGTGACCACCATGGCTTACCTCGACCACGCCGCGACCACTCCGATGCTGCCGGAGGCGATCGAGGCGATGACCGCCCAGTTCGGCTTCGCCGGCAACGCCTCCTCGCTCCATGCCGCCGGGCGCCGGGCGCGCCGTACCGTCGAGGAGGCCCGCGAGACGCTCGCGGAGGCTCTCGGCGCACGGCCCAGCGAGGTGGTCTTCACCTCGGGCGGCACGGAGGCCGACAACCTCGCGGTGAAGGGCCTGTACTGGGCCCGCCGCGCCGCCGACCCGGCCAGGACCAGGGTGCTGGCCAGCCCCGTCGAGCACCACGCCGTCCTCGACGCCGTCGACTGGCTCGCCGAGCACGAGGGCGCGACCGTCGAGTACCTGCCCGTCGACGCGTACGGCCGGGTGTCGCCGGAGACGCTGCGCGCGGCGGTCGAGCGCAACCCCGACGATGTCGCCCTGGCCACCGTCATGTGGGCCAACAACGAGATCGGCACGATTCTGCCGATCAGAGAACTCGCGGATGTGGCGGCGGAGTTCCGCATTCCGCTGCACTCCGACGCCGTCCAGGCGTTCGGCCAGACCGAGCTGGACTTCGGGACCTCCGGACTCGCCGCGATGACTGTCAGCGGCCACAAGATCGGCGGCCCGTACGGCATCGGGGCCCTGCTGCTGGGCCGCGAGTACACCCCCGTGCCCGTGCTGCACGGCGGCGGCCAGGAGCGCCATGTGCGCTCGGGGACGCTCGACGTCCCCGCCGTCGCGGCCTTCGCCGTCGCGGGCCGGCTCGCCGCCGAGCGGCGCGAGGAGTTCGCGCGGGAGGTCGGCGCGCTGCGGGACCGGCTGGTGGCGGCCGTACGGGAGGCGGTGCCCGACGCCGTCCTCGGCGGCGACCCCGACCACCGCCTCCCCGCCAACGCGCACTTCAGCTTCCCCGGCTGCGAGGGCGACTCACTGCTCCTGCTGCTCGACGCGCAGGGCATCGAGTGCTCGACCGGCTCGGCGTGCACGGCCGGGGTGGCCCAGCCCAGCCATGTGCTGCTGGCCACGGGCAGCGACCCCGACCTGGCCAGGGGCACCCTCCGGTTCTCCCTCGGCCATACGTCCACGGACGCGGATGTCGAGGCGGTCGCGCAAGCCATCGGCCCGGCGGTGGCCCGCGCCAGGAGCGCGGGCCTGAGCTGACGGCGGGCCGGGTCGGGAACCTGGAGCAGGGGGTTCCGCCACCGTTCGGACGACCGGGCTACTCCGCTCGCGCGGTCGCCTGGCGCGCGTACTCCTCCCGTACGAACCCCATGTACCGGTCCCAGTCCCAGTTCTTCCCCGGGTCCGTATGGTCCGTGCCCGGGACCTCGACATGGCCGACGATGTGCTCCCGGTCCGCCGGGAACCCGTACCGGTGGCATATATCGGCGGCGAGCCGCGCGGAGGAGCGGTACATCGTGTCCGTGAAGTCCTCCGGCTTCTCCACGAACCCCTCGTGCTCGATCCCGATCGACCGCTCGT encodes the following:
- a CDS encoding cysteine desulfurase family protein produces the protein MAYLDHAATTPMLPEAIEAMTAQFGFAGNASSLHAAGRRARRTVEEARETLAEALGARPSEVVFTSGGTEADNLAVKGLYWARRAADPARTRVLASPVEHHAVLDAVDWLAEHEGATVEYLPVDAYGRVSPETLRAAVERNPDDVALATVMWANNEIGTILPIRELADVAAEFRIPLHSDAVQAFGQTELDFGTSGLAAMTVSGHKIGGPYGIGALLLGREYTPVPVLHGGGQERHVRSGTLDVPAVAAFAVAGRLAAERREEFAREVGALRDRLVAAVREAVPDAVLGGDPDHRLPANAHFSFPGCEGDSLLLLLDAQGIECSTGSACTAGVAQPSHVLLATGSDPDLARGTLRFSLGHTSTDADVEAVAQAIGPAVARARSAGLS